One Clostridium novyi NT genomic window carries:
- a CDS encoding nucleotidyltransferase domain-containing protein: protein MLNNIESYQKAFSKLVNDLKKNDSILAAMVFGSMLTGDLWEGSNIDLFVICKDKIENRGKIYTEENNIPVHIKLISKEKFLTLYQEEMAGGFIHRLFLSSRLVFSKDDEVTAKYDMGRYYPDIDRAKWNMVYLSDLLKSIEVSKKYLVNNGTYMAYSSAIKALEDFSKLYINYSGYMISKDVMTMATNLNDELRELADKLFFCGQKNMYSIIEKVLKFLDNNINNNIRKYSALLLEFMKEKDCLLSSQDILTDELFKNLNIRFEKILNKLFKNGIVKKKSREYKDENNNVLIKENVYFI, encoded by the coding sequence ATGCTGAACAATATAGAAAGTTATCAAAAGGCATTTTCAAAGTTAGTTAATGATCTTAAAAAAAATGATTCAATTCTTGCAGCCATGGTATTTGGAAGTATGCTTACAGGTGATCTTTGGGAAGGATCAAATATAGATTTATTTGTTATATGCAAAGATAAAATAGAAAATAGGGGCAAAATTTATACAGAAGAAAACAATATACCAGTACATATAAAATTAATTAGTAAGGAAAAGTTTCTAACGCTATATCAAGAAGAAATGGCAGGGGGCTTTATACACAGATTATTTTTATCCTCTAGATTAGTTTTTTCAAAAGATGATGAAGTTACAGCAAAATATGATATGGGAAGATACTATCCTGACATTGATAGAGCAAAATGGAATATGGTTTATTTAAGCGATTTATTAAAAAGTATAGAGGTAAGTAAAAAGTATCTAGTTAACAATGGAACTTATATGGCATATAGTTCAGCCATAAAAGCACTAGAAGATTTTTCAAAGCTTTATATTAATTATTCAGGATATATGATAAGCAAGGATGTAATGACTATGGCTACAAATTTAAATGATGAGTTAAGAGAACTTGCTGACAAGTTGTTTTTCTGTGGTCAAAAAAATATGTACTCCATAATTGAGAAAGTGCTAAAGTTTCTCGATAATAATATAAATAACAACATAAGAAAATATAGTGCTTTACTATTAGAATTTATGAAAGAAAAGGATTGTTTATTAAGTTCACAGGATATATTAACTGATGAATTGTTTAAAAATCTTAATATTCGTTTTGAAAAAATATTAAACAAACTTTTCAAAAATGGAATAGTGAAAAAGAAAAGTAGAGAGTACAAAGACGAAAATAATAATGTTCTAATAAAAGAAAATGTATATTTTATTTAA
- a CDS encoding PLP-dependent aminotransferase family protein produces MDKYHIKFKKDSPKYIQIVNHLKRLILNKRIADGEKLPAIRTLAKYLEVNNITIVNAYKRLEIEGFAVQKIGSGTFAKGREENIEILREYSNIYRKINSGSLKKYIDFTGETTCAEFFPVKTFKKVLNEVLDRYGSEVFTYQDILGYNGLRNSIRERFWKNKISSDNILIVSGAQQGIDIASKAIININDNILVEKPTYSGALNVFKSRRANIFEVDIKEDGIDIHALKKILKKNKIKCFYLMSYFQNPTGNTYSKEDKMEILNLAEEYDFYIIEDDYLSELIYDDNIKYNSFKSLDIYDRVIYIKSFSKIFLPGIRMGYLISPKIFSDRVQSCKVNTDITTSSLMQRALDLYIKDGYWKTHMEFLNNSYKQRYYYMKKCIEDKLKDKVTFKSPGGGLNFYLKINEDIPINAVELFNKCKYNKVIITPGEIFYNNIHSGEKYFRLGFSSTDIDEIEKGIDIINKVLSQKGEIKL; encoded by the coding sequence ATGGATAAATACCATATAAAATTTAAAAAAGATAGCCCAAAATATATACAAATAGTAAATCATTTAAAAAGACTAATTTTAAATAAACGTATAGCAGATGGAGAAAAACTTCCTGCAATTAGAACTTTAGCAAAATACTTAGAAGTAAACAATATAACTATAGTTAATGCATATAAAAGATTAGAAATAGAAGGATTTGCTGTGCAAAAAATTGGAAGTGGAACTTTTGCAAAGGGAAGAGAAGAAAATATAGAAATTTTAAGAGAATACTCAAATATTTATAGAAAAATCAATAGTGGTTCTTTAAAAAAGTATATAGATTTCACTGGAGAAACAACCTGTGCAGAATTTTTCCCTGTAAAAACATTTAAAAAGGTTTTAAATGAAGTTTTAGATAGGTATGGCTCAGAAGTTTTTACATACCAAGATATATTAGGTTACAATGGGCTTAGAAATAGTATAAGGGAAAGATTTTGGAAAAACAAAATAAGTAGTGACAACATACTTATTGTATCAGGTGCTCAGCAAGGTATAGATATAGCTTCAAAGGCAATAATCAATATTAATGATAATATTTTAGTTGAAAAACCTACTTATAGTGGGGCTTTAAATGTTTTTAAAAGTAGGAGAGCAAATATATTTGAAGTAGACATAAAAGAAGACGGCATAGATATTCATGCCTTAAAAAAAATACTTAAAAAAAATAAAATAAAGTGTTTTTACCTTATGAGTTATTTTCAAAATCCTACAGGAAATACATATTCTAAAGAAGACAAAATGGAAATTTTAAATTTAGCAGAAGAATATGATTTTTATATTATAGAAGATGACTATTTATCTGAATTAATATATGATGATAATATAAAGTATAATAGTTTTAAAAGCTTAGATATATATGATAGGGTTATATATATAAAAAGTTTTTCTAAAATATTTTTACCTGGTATTAGAATGGGGTATTTAATTTCCCCTAAAATTTTTAGTGATAGAGTTCAAAGTTGTAAAGTTAATACGGACATAACAACATCAAGTTTAATGCAAAGGGCACTTGATCTCTATATTAAAGATGGGTATTGGAAAACTCATATGGAGTTTTTAAATAATTCCTATAAACAAAGATATTATTATATGAAAAAATGTATAGAAGATAAATTAAAAGACAAAGTTACATTTAAAAGTCCAGGAGGAGGTCTTAATTTTTATTTGAAAATAAACGAAGACATTCCTATAAATGCAGTGGAGCTTTTTAATAAATGTAAATATAACAAAGTTATAATAACTCCTGGAGAAATTTTTTATAATAATATTCATAGTGGAGAGAAATATTTTAGACTAGGGTTTTCATCAACAGATATTGATGAAATCGAAAAAGGTATAGATATAATAAATAAGGTGTTATCACAAAAGGGTGAGATTAAATTATGA
- a CDS encoding HEAT repeat domain-containing protein produces MRKGLVELDWKQIDKYNDEDITYFLFVEGKSIDAICKIRNLDRTTVQNHVIEGKIKYRFLAKSKNSKEFFKTISKAGKGDKIEVLKSLNNDNKAKLIEFIRRNYKDMYSKDKESAIWILGEIGDINGLDILMKASVHKFVNVRRMAVSAMGKLQNPKCEIALIRALEDENAQVVMYAIKALQKINSIKAKEKILNIKDTTSKEYLKKAALSYIETIESGDRVVNDLQEGETLNI; encoded by the coding sequence ATGAGAAAGGGACTTGTAGAACTTGATTGGAAACAAATAGATAAATATAATGATGAGGATATAACCTACTTTTTATTTGTTGAGGGTAAAAGTATAGATGCTATATGCAAAATTAGAAATTTAGATAGGACTACAGTTCAAAATCACGTAATTGAGGGTAAGATAAAATATAGATTTTTAGCAAAAAGCAAAAATTCAAAGGAATTTTTTAAAACAATATCAAAGGCTGGTAAAGGTGATAAAATAGAAGTATTAAAATCTTTAAACAATGATAATAAGGCAAAACTTATAGAATTTATAAGAAGAAATTATAAAGATATGTATTCTAAAGATAAAGAATCAGCAATTTGGATACTTGGGGAAATTGGAGACATAAACGGACTTGATATACTTATGAAAGCTTCTGTACATAAATTTGTAAATGTAAGAAGAATGGCTGTATCAGCTATGGGAAAACTTCAAAATCCAAAATGTGAAATTGCACTAATAAGAGCATTAGAAGATGAAAATGCACAAGTTGTTATGTATGCTATAAAGGCTTTACAAAAAATAAATAGTATAAAAGCTAAAGAAAAAATATTAAATATAAAGGATACTACATCTAAAGAATATTTAAAAAAAGCTGCTTTGAGCTATATAGAAACTATAGAAAGTGGAGATAGGGTAGTTAATGATCTACAGGAGGGAGAGACTTTAAATATATGA
- a CDS encoding YigZ family protein, translating into MSYFTIKDESREEFEERKSIFIGHAKRVHTEEDARAFVDKIKEEFKDARHNVYAYIIGENMGIQRYTDDGEPQGTAGVPVLDVMKKNGVTDVAIVVTRYFGGILLGTGGLVRAYSKAAAMAVEKAGIVEKVKGLPLKINIDYDLLGKVQYVCGQNLWHMEDTEYTDKVSILILTESSNCENIKNKITEATSGKAEFIEGKEHYYFKMENRLYKDDDEQYQ; encoded by the coding sequence ATGAGTTACTTTACTATAAAAGATGAATCTAGAGAAGAATTTGAAGAGAGAAAATCTATTTTTATAGGACATGCTAAAAGAGTTCATACAGAAGAAGATGCTAGAGCTTTTGTTGATAAAATTAAAGAAGAATTTAAAGATGCAAGACATAATGTTTATGCCTACATAATAGGAGAAAATATGGGTATTCAAAGATACACTGATGATGGAGAACCTCAAGGAACTGCTGGAGTACCCGTTCTTGATGTTATGAAAAAGAATGGAGTAACAGATGTAGCTATAGTAGTTACAAGATACTTTGGAGGAATACTTCTTGGAACTGGAGGACTTGTTAGAGCTTATTCTAAAGCCGCAGCAATGGCAGTTGAAAAAGCTGGCATAGTAGAAAAAGTAAAGGGATTACCTCTAAAAATAAACATAGATTATGATCTTCTTGGAAAAGTTCAGTATGTATGTGGACAAAATCTATGGCATATGGAAGACACAGAATACACAGATAAAGTAAGTATTCTCATACTAACCGAAAGTTCTAATTGCGAGAATATAAAAAATAAAATTACGGAAGCGACTTCGGGAAAAGCTGAATTTATAGAAGGAAAAGAGCATTATTATTTTAAAATGGAAAACAGATTATATAAGGATGATGACGAACAATATCAATAA
- a CDS encoding YebC/PmpR family DNA-binding transcriptional regulator, with amino-acid sequence MSGHSKWHNIQAKKGKNDAAKGRIFTKIGRELILAARDGGSNPDTNAKLRDVIAKAKAANMPNDTIDRAIKKGAGELEGITYEEIVYEGYAPGGVAVMVKCLTDNRNRSAASVRHKFDKYGGNLGANGCVSYMFQRKGQLVIEKTDEIDEDELMMQALEAGAEDFSAEEEVFEITTDPEDFSAVREELEKNGYTFLEADVTMIPDVMAAVDMETAPKTQKLLDMLEEDDDVQDVYHNAEYPEEFEG; translated from the coding sequence ATGTCAGGACATTCAAAGTGGCATAATATACAAGCTAAAAAAGGAAAAAATGATGCTGCAAAGGGAAGAATTTTCACTAAAATAGGAAGAGAACTTATATTAGCAGCAAGAGATGGTGGTTCTAATCCAGATACAAACGCAAAATTAAGAGATGTTATTGCTAAAGCAAAGGCTGCAAACATGCCTAACGATACTATTGATAGAGCAATTAAAAAGGGTGCAGGTGAGCTTGAAGGAATAACTTACGAAGAAATAGTTTACGAAGGATATGCACCAGGCGGAGTTGCAGTAATGGTAAAATGCCTTACTGACAATAGAAACAGAAGTGCAGCTAGTGTAAGACATAAATTTGATAAATACGGCGGAAATTTAGGAGCAAATGGTTGCGTATCATACATGTTCCAAAGAAAAGGTCAATTAGTAATCGAAAAAACAGATGAAATTGATGAAGATGAATTAATGATGCAAGCATTAGAAGCTGGAGCAGAAGATTTTAGTGCTGAAGAAGAAGTTTTTGAAATTACAACTGATCCAGAAGATTTTTCAGCAGTACGTGAAGAACTTGAAAAGAATGGATATACTTTCTTAGAAGCAGACGTTACAATGATACCAGACGTTATGGCAGCTGTAGATATGGAAACAGCTCCAAAAACTCAAAAGCTTTTAGATATGCTTGAAGAAGATGATGACGTTCAAGACGTTTATCACAATGCTGAATATCCAGAAGAATTTGAAGGATAA
- a CDS encoding type II toxin-antitoxin system PemK/MazF family toxin, which translates to MLKWDKNENIRDAGYWLARKIELIELKAENKKKHINPVIKRGGVFNIELGMGNLGGEKNKKRPCLVITRNELNNGDTVVIIPLSTKLKSKKDSAGKIVPMYKNHMILRKSKYSFLKDDSCVKCEDIRAVDKVRIKEHLGNIDKMDMQLLKKRVLYAFDF; encoded by the coding sequence ATGCTGAAGTGGGATAAGAACGAAAATATAAGAGATGCTGGTTACTGGTTAGCTAGAAAGATTGAACTTATAGAATTAAAAGCAGAGAATAAGAAAAAACACATTAATCCAGTGATTAAGAGAGGGGGAGTTTTTAATATAGAACTTGGAATGGGAAATTTAGGGGGAGAAAAAAACAAGAAAAGACCATGTTTAGTTATTACAAGAAATGAATTAAACAATGGGGATACTGTTGTGATAATTCCGCTTTCGACTAAGTTAAAGAGTAAAAAAGATAGTGCAGGAAAGATAGTTCCCATGTATAAAAATCACATGATATTAAGAAAATCTAAGTACAGTTTTTTAAAAGACGATTCTTGCGTAAAGTGTGAGGATATTAGGGCCGTTGATAAAGTTAGAATAAAAGAACATTTGGGGAATATAGATAAAATGGACATGCAGTTATTAAAAAAGAGAGTGTTGTACGCTTTTGATTTTTAA
- a CDS encoding GntP family permease yields MVEISTLGALIGLCIAICLIFKKVNPVYAMISGALIGGIVGGATITETVSILVSGAQSIVPAVLRVLTVGVFAGVLIETGAADKIAETITQTLGEDKALMAIILSSCIICAVGVIIPVTIITVAPIALIIAKKANLSKGSILIAMLGGGKSGNIMSPNPNAIAICDGFKIDLSMSMLAGIVPAIFGVVITYIIAKKMAHKGDRILGECVIKEDKSLPSFKNAMVGPVFVVAILILNSLLKLNLDPMIILPFGGVVAVIAMGEFKNLKKYMASGLMKMQSAAILLLGTGSIAGIISKSALSEDVIHIINHLGISGVLLASISGILMGGATASITGGSVVTSSVFNTSILNMGVSKVAAAEMVHTGVSVIDDLPHGNLFHISAESVSLNIKQRAKLIPYEIFIGLGMNFIATIFYGFIIN; encoded by the coding sequence ATGGTAGAGATTAGTACATTAGGAGCACTAATAGGGCTATGTATTGCAATATGTTTAATATTTAAAAAAGTTAATCCTGTTTATGCTATGATAAGTGGCGCTTTAATAGGTGGAATTGTAGGTGGAGCTACAATTACTGAAACTGTTAGTATTTTAGTTTCTGGGGCTCAAAGTATTGTACCAGCAGTTTTAAGGGTATTAACTGTAGGTGTGTTTGCAGGAGTATTAATAGAAACTGGAGCAGCAGATAAAATTGCAGAGACAATAACACAAACATTAGGAGAAGATAAAGCACTTATGGCCATTATTCTTTCATCTTGTATTATTTGTGCTGTTGGAGTAATAATACCAGTTACTATAATTACTGTAGCACCTATTGCATTAATAATAGCAAAAAAAGCAAACTTATCTAAAGGATCTATACTTATAGCAATGCTTGGAGGGGGAAAGTCAGGTAATATAATGTCACCGAACCCAAATGCAATAGCTATATGTGATGGATTTAAAATTGACTTGTCAATGTCTATGCTAGCTGGAATTGTACCAGCAATATTTGGAGTAGTAATTACATACATAATAGCTAAAAAAATGGCTCACAAGGGAGATAGAATCTTAGGTGAATGTGTAATAAAAGAAGATAAAAGTTTACCTAGTTTTAAAAACGCTATGGTGGGTCCTGTATTTGTAGTAGCTATATTAATATTGAATTCTTTACTTAAATTAAATTTAGATCCTATGATAATCTTACCATTCGGTGGAGTTGTAGCGGTTATTGCTATGGGCGAATTTAAGAATTTAAAAAAGTATATGGCAAGTGGACTTATGAAAATGCAAAGTGCAGCAATATTATTATTAGGTACAGGAAGTATTGCTGGTATAATTTCAAAGTCAGCTTTAAGTGAAGATGTAATTCATATAATTAATCATTTGGGGATTTCTGGGGTATTACTAGCATCTATTTCTGGTATACTTATGGGAGGAGCAACTGCATCTATAACAGGAGGATCAGTTGTGACTAGTTCAGTATTCAATACATCTATATTAAATATGGGTGTAAGCAAAGTGGCAGCAGCAGAAATGGTGCATACAGGAGTATCAGTAATAGATGATTTGCCACATGGTAATTTATTTCATATTAGTGCAGAAAGCGTATCATTAAACATTAAACAAAGAGCAAAATTAATTCCGTATGAAATATTCATTGGACTCGGAATGAATTTTATAGCAACAATTTTTTATGGATTTATTATTAATTAA
- a CDS encoding ABC transporter ATP-binding protein — translation MIKLLKLLKKYKKLIIFIFLLVFCQSMSDLYLPNLMSHIVDKGVVKGDTDYILKVGMYMLLVAAGGMLCTIGASFISSKVATSFGSDLRYKVFTKVEGFSLDEFNKIGTSSLITRTTNDINQIQQVLIIIFRMMVSAPLMLVGGIIMAMSKDLKLTSILLAVTPILAICIFLITRKAIPLFKVMQLKVDKLNLVLREKLSGVRVIRAFNKMNTEKKKFNEANFDLTNTAIRVNKIMAGLMPVIMLIFNLTTIAILWFGAKRIDTGEMQVGDLMAFIQYVMQIMFSLIMVSMMFVMLPRASASATRINEVLEMDTEKSTYNVSCEKISNAECIEFKNVYFSYKGSEESILKDISFKANKGEVTAIIGSTGSGKSTLMELILKFHEVTSGEILLNGVNVNDIDNKVLRNKIGFVPQKSVLFTGTIMDNIRYGKEDASFEEVKHACKIAEASEFISNMKDGYNSIISQGGTNVSGGQKQRISIARALVRKPDVYIFDDSFSALDFKTDAKLRNSLKGETRDSIVIIVAQRVSTIMNADRIIVLDEGEIKGIGTHKDLLETSSVYKEIVLSQFSGEEIA, via the coding sequence ATGATAAAGTTACTTAAGCTTTTAAAAAAATATAAAAAGTTAATTATTTTTATATTTTTGTTAGTATTTTGTCAATCTATGAGTGATTTATATTTACCTAATCTTATGTCGCATATTGTAGACAAGGGAGTAGTTAAAGGAGATACAGATTATATATTAAAAGTAGGTATGTACATGCTTTTAGTGGCAGCTGGAGGAATGTTATGTACTATAGGAGCGAGTTTTATTTCCTCTAAAGTTGCAACAAGCTTTGGATCTGATCTTAGATATAAGGTTTTTACAAAGGTAGAGGGTTTTTCCTTAGATGAATTTAATAAAATAGGTACATCATCATTAATAACAAGAACTACTAATGATATAAATCAAATACAACAAGTTCTTATTATAATATTTCGTATGATGGTGTCAGCTCCACTTATGCTCGTAGGGGGTATTATAATGGCAATGTCAAAGGATTTAAAGTTGACATCAATATTACTTGCAGTTACCCCTATTTTAGCTATTTGTATTTTTTTAATAACTAGAAAAGCTATACCATTATTTAAAGTAATGCAGCTAAAAGTAGATAAGCTAAATTTAGTTTTAAGAGAAAAACTTAGTGGTGTTAGAGTAATACGTGCTTTTAATAAAATGAATACAGAAAAGAAAAAATTTAATGAAGCAAATTTTGATCTTACAAATACAGCTATAAGGGTTAACAAAATAATGGCAGGGCTTATGCCAGTTATTATGCTAATTTTTAATCTTACAACAATAGCTATTTTATGGTTTGGAGCTAAAAGAATAGATACTGGAGAAATGCAAGTAGGAGATCTTATGGCATTTATTCAGTATGTAATGCAAATAATGTTTTCATTAATAATGGTATCTATGATGTTTGTTATGTTGCCACGTGCATCAGCATCTGCCACAAGAATAAATGAAGTGTTAGAAATGGATACAGAAAAATCTACTTACAATGTATCTTGTGAAAAGATTTCTAATGCAGAGTGTATTGAGTTTAAAAATGTTTATTTTAGCTATAAGGGATCAGAAGAATCTATACTTAAGGATATTTCTTTTAAAGCAAATAAAGGAGAAGTAACTGCTATTATAGGAAGTACAGGTTCTGGTAAATCAACTTTAATGGAACTTATTTTAAAATTTCATGAAGTTACAAGTGGAGAAATATTACTAAACGGTGTAAATGTTAATGATATAGACAATAAGGTTTTAAGAAATAAAATTGGATTTGTTCCCCAAAAGTCAGTTTTATTTACTGGAACTATAATGGACAATATAAGATACGGAAAAGAGGATGCCTCTTTTGAAGAAGTTAAACATGCATGTAAAATAGCAGAAGCATCAGAGTTTATTTCAAATATGAAAGATGGATACAATTCAATAATATCACAAGGTGGTACTAATGTATCAGGAGGGCAAAAACAGCGTATTTCTATTGCTCGTGCATTAGTTAGAAAGCCAGATGTATATATTTTTGATGATAGTTTTTCAGCCTTAGATTTTAAAACTGATGCAAAACTTCGTAATTCTTTAAAGGGTGAAACTAGGGATTCTATTGTTATAATTGTTGCTCAAAGAGTTAGCACTATTATGAATGCAGATAGAATTATAGTTTTAGATGAGGGAGAAATTAAGGGAATAGGAACTCATAAAGATTTATTAGAAACCTCATCCGTTTATAAAGAAATTGTATTATCACAATTTTCAGGGGAGGAGATAGCATGA
- a CDS encoding ABC transporter ATP-binding protein, with protein sequence MSKQGMRHGGRSPMGAGFIGEKPKNFKKTLKRVMRYLNPYKFRISIIFLMAILSTVFTILSPKIIGKITNKIFEGLILKFKRLPGAAIDFDYILKFIIILIGLYVISSIFSYIQQYIMAGVAQSTVRKMRSDADEKLALLPIKFYDSHTNGEILSRITNDIDNISTTLQQSITQLITSVVTIVGIVVMMLTISPIMTLITFLIIPVSILATKPIISRSQKFFKNQQKYLGELNGHVEEMYTGHKVIKVFSREEKSIEEFDKINKKLYDAGWKAQFISGIIMPIMSFVSNIGYVAICVVGGIFVTKGRINIGDIQAFIQYSKQFTQPINQTANIVNILQSTIASAERVFELLDEVEEIKDNENAKTIDNPKGYVSFQNVDFSYKEEVSLIKNMNVDVKKGETIAIVGPTGAGKTTLINLLMRFYEINSGTITIDGEDIRNLKRENLRSIFGMVLQDTWLFNGTIRENIAYGVENATEEDIINAAKAAHADHFIRTLEHGYDTVLDEEASNISQGQKQLITIARAILVNPSILILDEATSSVDTRTEAYIQKAMDNLMNGRTSFVIAHRLSTIKNADLILVMNNGTVIEQGNHSELMNQNGFYKELYNSQFTDGTLEKEAI encoded by the coding sequence ATGAGTAAACAAGGAATGAGACATGGTGGAAGATCCCCTATGGGAGCAGGATTTATAGGAGAAAAACCTAAAAATTTCAAAAAGACATTAAAAAGAGTTATGAGGTACTTAAATCCTTATAAGTTTAGAATAAGTATTATATTTTTAATGGCAATATTAAGTACAGTGTTTACTATTTTGAGTCCCAAAATAATAGGAAAAATAACTAATAAAATATTTGAAGGATTAATACTTAAATTTAAGAGATTACCTGGTGCAGCTATAGATTTTGATTATATATTAAAATTTATAATTATTTTAATAGGATTGTATGTAATAAGTTCAATATTTTCTTATATACAACAATATATAATGGCTGGAGTTGCCCAAAGTACAGTTAGAAAAATGCGTAGTGATGCTGATGAAAAGTTGGCCTTATTACCTATAAAGTTTTATGATAGCCATACAAACGGAGAAATTTTAAGTAGAATTACCAATGATATTGATAATATAAGTACAACTCTTCAACAAAGTATAACTCAGCTTATTACATCAGTAGTTACAATAGTTGGTATAGTTGTAATGATGCTTACTATAAGCCCTATTATGACACTTATAACATTTTTAATAATTCCAGTATCTATTTTAGCTACAAAACCTATTATAAGTCGTTCTCAGAAGTTCTTTAAAAATCAGCAAAAGTATTTAGGAGAACTAAATGGACATGTTGAAGAAATGTATACAGGACATAAAGTAATAAAAGTATTTTCCCGTGAGGAAAAGTCAATAGAAGAATTTGATAAAATAAATAAGAAACTTTATGATGCTGGTTGGAAAGCTCAATTTATATCAGGCATTATAATGCCAATTATGAGTTTTGTAAGTAATATAGGATATGTAGCTATTTGTGTAGTTGGAGGAATATTTGTAACTAAGGGAAGAATAAATATAGGAGATATTCAAGCCTTTATACAATATTCAAAACAATTCACACAACCAATAAATCAAACTGCAAATATAGTAAATATACTTCAATCAACTATAGCTTCAGCAGAGCGTGTTTTTGAATTGTTAGATGAAGTTGAGGAAATAAAAGATAATGAAAACGCAAAAACAATAGATAATCCTAAGGGATATGTAAGCTTTCAAAATGTTGATTTTTCATATAAAGAGGAAGTATCTCTTATTAAAAATATGAATGTTGATGTTAAAAAGGGAGAAACCATTGCAATAGTTGGTCCTACAGGTGCAGGAAAGACTACTTTGATAAATCTTCTTATGAGATTTTATGAAATTAATAGTGGAACAATAACTATAGATGGAGAAGATATTAGAAATTTAAAAAGGGAAAACCTTAGAAGTATCTTTGGAATGGTTCTTCAAGATACATGGTTATTTAATGGAACTATAAGAGAAAATATTGCCTATGGAGTTGAAAACGCAACAGAAGAGGATATTATAAATGCAGCTAAAGCAGCTCATGCGGATCATTTTATAAGAACTCTTGAACATGGATATGATACTGTTTTAGATGAAGAGGCTTCTAACATATCACAAGGACAAAAACAATTAATAACTATTGCAAGAGCAATTCTTGTAAATCCATCTATATTAATATTAGATGAGGCTACAAGTAGTGTTGATACTAGAACTGAAGCGTATATACAAAAAGCCATGGACAATTTAATGAATGGTAGAACTAGCTTTGTAATTGCTCATAGATTATCAACTATAAAAAATGCAGATTTAATTTTAGTAATGAACAATGGAACTGTTATAGAACAAGGAAATCATAGTGAGCTTATGAACCAAAATGGATTTTATAAAGAACTTTATAATAGCCAATTTACTGATGGAACTTTAGAAAAAGAGGCTATTTAA
- a CDS encoding GerW family sporulation protein, translating to MHLNNNFSDNMNTVFSKVEDYVKTESMMGAPITVQDKTLVPIVSVSLGYGSGNNSPKDKAASSNSCPAEGVGLGAKIATDAVVVIEKDCVSMLPVAQKSNMNVKDMMDKIPNVLTSIKGVVGSQNQAQNAQPQAASAQQNTSTQANK from the coding sequence ATGCATTTAAATAATAATTTTTCAGATAATATGAACACTGTATTTAGCAAGGTTGAAGATTATGTTAAAACCGAAAGCATGATGGGAGCTCCAATAACAGTACAAGATAAGACTCTAGTTCCTATAGTCTCTGTATCTTTAGGATATGGAAGTGGTAACAATTCTCCTAAAGATAAAGCAGCATCTTCAAATAGTTGTCCTGCTGAAGGTGTAGGACTAGGAGCTAAAATTGCTACTGATGCTGTTGTTGTTATAGAAAAAGACTGCGTATCTATGCTACCTGTAGCTCAAAAAAGTAACATGAATGTTAAAGATATGATGGATAAAATTCCGAATGTTTTAACTAGCATAAAAGGTGTTGTAGGTTCTCAAAATCAAGCTCAAAATGCTCAACCTCAAGCTGCAAGTGCACAACAAAACACATCTACACAAGCAAATAAATAA